The DNA window CCTGATCGCCACCCAGTTCCTCGATCGTTCCTACAGGGCTCTTGTCTGCTTCGATCGCTGGGGCTGGCATCCCCTCCACCTGATCGACAGGGTGGTCCTCCTCCCTGACATAGAGGAACTTCTTTCCACCACAGGCCGGGCAGCCCTTGAGGATCTCAGGGGAACCATCCTCAAAGATCTTCTCACAGTGTGTGCATTTGTGGGGCATAGGGGTGTACCGTCTCTACCGTGACGAAATCCACGCACTCAACAGATCTTTCTCTTTGCGCAGCATCTTCAACTGGTTCGCCGGGCCGATCACCGTCAACTTGGCCGGGGCCTGTTGCTTGCCAAATATCCGTGAGAAGAGCCCCCCTGACGTGTTCTTCCCAGGATAGGTCTCCATCTCGATCCCCGAGAACCCATCTGGAGTGATCTCCATCATGGTCATCTCGATCAGTTTGCTCGACTCCTCTGGTGCGAGCCCCCGTTCCAGCACCACGATATTCCCTTCCATCACCTCATCAAGGATCAGGCGTATCTTCTCCATTGAGGTCATCCGTGATAGACGTTCCTCAGATATCAGATCCAACTGTACACCCTGTATCATCCTTATCACCTAGAAGAAATTGGTCATCTTTTCGTACAGCTCATCGATATTCTTGCCTTCCAGACCGGATATCATGACCACAGGGTGCTGGGGAAAGGCGCTCTTGATCCGGGCAGGGGCCGCGTCCGGGAGATCGATCTTGTTGGCGACGATCAGCACAGGCAGGTTCCGAGACTCGATAATCCCAACCATCATAATGTTCACCTGCATGAACGGGTCGAGTGTCGAGTCAAGCATATAGATGACCCCGTCGATGTCCTCGCGGAGCCAGTGCATCGCCTCGGCTACACCCTCGGTGGCCTCGCGAGCCCGCTTGATGGCCTCATCCTTCTCGATCCCGTATTCAGTGAACTCGTGGTAGTCGATCTTGGTGGTCACACCTGGGGTATCGACGATATCGATGGCGATCGAGTTGCCGTTCGCAGAGGTGATCGTAATATCCTCTCTGCGCCGTGCTCGCCGGGTCTCATGAGGCACTTCACTGACCGGGCCAAGGGCATCGCCAGTCCAGTCCCGGACGATCCGGTTGGCCAGTGTAGTCTTTCCTGCATTTGGAGGACCATAAATCCCTATCCGGGACCGCCTTCTCTTTAAAAATACCCGTAAGAACTTTGAGAGCCGCTTTCTTGCCTGTGTAAAAATATCCATTCAGCACCCCATGTACACAATCAACAACCTTGCAGATCTACTATGGTACTTCGGGATAGTTATCTCTTTTTGAACAGATCTGGAACAAAAGAATGCTCTTCCTTCCTGTAGCAAACCTTAATGAATCATAATGACTATCATTGAACGTTGACAAAGGGGGAGAATCCATGAAACAATCTTCTG is part of the Methanosphaerula palustris E1-9c genome and encodes:
- a CDS encoding Era-like GTP-binding protein encodes the protein MDIFTQARKRLSKFLRVFLKRRRSRIGIYGPPNAGKTTLANRIVRDWTGDALGPVSEVPHETRRARRREDITITSANGNSIAIDIVDTPGVTTKIDYHEFTEYGIEKDEAIKRAREATEGVAEAMHWLREDIDGVIYMLDSTLDPFMQVNIMMVGIIESRNLPVLIVANKIDLPDAAPARIKSAFPQHPVVMISGLEGKNIDELYEKMTNFF
- a CDS encoding DUF2073 domain-containing protein, yielding MIQGVQLDLISEERLSRMTSMEKIRLILDEVMEGNIVVLERGLAPEESSKLIEMTMMEITPDGFSGIEMETYPGKNTSGGLFSRIFGKQQAPAKLTVIGPANQLKMLRKEKDLLSAWISSR